From Nitrospira sp., a single genomic window includes:
- a CDS encoding M48 family metallopeptidase, with translation MHTPRLMNVTTITCLLVAGTGLVGCETNPYTGRSQLLMTSMNQEMQMGAQAYNQVKTDPKMRPSQDPREVEPVKRVAARIVEAAKRSKYAQLAQQFQWEVTVIKDDKTANAFALPGGKMAVYTGIFPMAKTEAGLAAVMGHEVVHALARHGAERMSQGQATNIGLKVIGAAIGISGGNPMLGQATMAALGAGAQVGVLLPFSRKHESEADYVGILLAADAGYDPRESVALWERMGQASGGGGQSEFLSTHPSNDTRIDQLKEWMPEAMAIYQKRTPVPAAPLPDVGVR, from the coding sequence ATGCATACTCCGCGACTCATGAATGTGACGACAATCACCTGTCTTCTGGTAGCAGGGACCGGGTTAGTCGGATGTGAGACCAATCCTTACACGGGCCGGTCACAATTGCTCATGACATCGATGAATCAAGAGATGCAGATGGGTGCCCAGGCCTACAATCAGGTGAAGACGGATCCCAAGATGCGGCCGTCACAGGATCCCCGTGAGGTCGAACCGGTGAAACGGGTTGCCGCACGCATCGTCGAAGCCGCAAAGCGCTCGAAGTATGCCCAGCTGGCCCAACAGTTTCAGTGGGAAGTGACGGTGATCAAGGACGACAAGACCGCGAATGCCTTTGCGCTACCTGGCGGGAAGATGGCGGTCTACACCGGCATCTTCCCCATGGCCAAGACGGAAGCCGGGCTGGCGGCGGTGATGGGCCATGAAGTGGTGCATGCGCTGGCTCGTCATGGGGCCGAGCGTATGAGTCAGGGGCAGGCCACGAATATTGGGCTGAAGGTCATCGGTGCTGCCATTGGGATTAGTGGGGGGAATCCGATGCTCGGTCAAGCCACGATGGCGGCACTGGGTGCGGGTGCACAGGTCGGTGTCTTGCTTCCGTTCAGTCGCAAGCATGAATCTGAGGCTGATTATGTGGGGATTCTCCTGGCGGCCGATGCCGGCTATGACCCGCGCGAATCGGTGGCACTCTGGGAACGAATGGGACAAGCGTCGGGTGGTGGAGGACAATCGGAGTTTCTCTCCACCCATCCCAGCAACGATACCAGAATCGACCAATTGAAGGAGTGGATGCCGGAGGCCATGGCTATTTATCAGAAGCGGACACCTGTCCCGGCGGCTCCGTTGCCGGACGTGGGTGTACGATAA
- the rnhC gene encoding ribonuclease HIII has protein sequence MSEPRVHNKIERIGIDESGKGDYFGPLVIAAVFVDATTQGELRLMQVRDSKKISDGRILEMAPDIKTICPHSVIAIGPQKYNELYAKIRNLNRLLAWGHAKALETLLERVTCERAISDQFGNERLILNVLQEKGRKIVLEQRTKAESDLAVAAASILARAEFLLRLNRLSSEVGTTLPKGASPTVELAAKMIIKKHGQDRLGSVAKLHFKTTKAVLAGPS, from the coding sequence ATGAGCGAGCCGCGTGTTCACAACAAAATCGAGCGTATCGGCATCGACGAGTCCGGCAAGGGCGATTACTTTGGCCCCCTCGTCATCGCCGCCGTGTTTGTTGACGCCACGACACAGGGGGAACTCAGGCTCATGCAGGTCCGGGATAGCAAGAAGATTTCGGACGGGCGGATTCTTGAGATGGCTCCCGACATCAAAACCATCTGCCCGCACAGTGTCATCGCGATCGGGCCGCAGAAGTACAACGAGCTTTATGCGAAAATCCGCAATCTGAATCGCCTCCTGGCCTGGGGTCACGCCAAAGCACTTGAAACCCTGCTCGAACGAGTGACCTGCGAGCGAGCCATCTCCGATCAATTCGGCAACGAGCGGTTGATTCTGAATGTGCTGCAGGAAAAGGGGCGAAAGATCGTGCTGGAACAGCGGACGAAAGCGGAATCGGACTTGGCCGTAGCCGCCGCTTCGATCTTGGCTCGCGCTGAATTTTTGCTTCGATTGAACCGCCTCTCCAGCGAAGTCGGTACTACCCTGCCCAAAGGCGCCTCGCCAACTGTCGAACTCGCCGCGAAAATGATCATCAAGAAACATGGGCAGGACCGGCTGGGGTCAGTGGCAAAACTGCATTTCAAAACGACGAAGGCCGTGCTGGCGGGGCCGAGTTAG
- a CDS encoding SGNH/GDSL hydrolase family protein: MKYARFGEKREAAVEQETAALSPSRRDSLFFGALCLAEMSFAAILTALYLKGERTFEVFLSARPGLVFLGAVVGFLAGGIGILYRYREHKRSPSRHVPMVVAMNLVTVVLILMTGEIVVRAAVRDYFQFEAVGGALVLKPKSWEETKARYGKLLDQTQSAPSLLVHDDVLGWTVGPNRRGGDGLYWSDSEGLRVPHEGAVIPRQTGQTTIAVVGDSYTFGDEVRYEDTYGHFLDQMLGSQFRVVNFGVPGYGLDQMLLRYQKDVRKWKPKVVVLGFISHDLERTLWVYPFLGNHEWEYPFSSPRFIMRGEELININPSPLPPEDIFAKGSIFELPKIEYQLRYKESEWRERFYHVSYLGRLFTSLFSPWSVHPDHSEEALISVNASILKAFVQSVQQDGATPLVVFFPGRGELRKLGSRGKQVLERAGLAYVDPTPCLLDVDSTKLMLPGRHYSPQGNAAVAKCMQQAINDIVTQTL; the protein is encoded by the coding sequence ATGAAGTACGCACGGTTTGGTGAGAAAAGAGAGGCCGCGGTTGAACAAGAGACAGCAGCTCTCTCTCCTTCACGGCGGGATTCACTTTTTTTTGGCGCTCTCTGCCTGGCCGAAATGTCGTTTGCTGCCATATTAACGGCTCTGTATCTGAAAGGTGAGAGGACTTTTGAGGTGTTTCTCTCCGCCCGACCAGGGCTGGTATTTCTAGGTGCTGTCGTTGGCTTTCTTGCGGGCGGCATAGGTATTCTTTACCGGTATCGAGAGCACAAGCGATCACCTTCCCGCCATGTTCCGATGGTTGTGGCGATGAACCTCGTTACCGTGGTCCTCATTCTTATGACCGGCGAGATCGTAGTGAGGGCAGCTGTTAGGGATTACTTCCAGTTCGAAGCAGTAGGAGGGGCATTGGTGCTGAAACCAAAGAGTTGGGAAGAGACCAAGGCCCGCTATGGTAAATTGCTCGATCAAACCCAGAGCGCCCCTTCTTTGCTCGTACACGATGATGTCCTCGGATGGACGGTTGGACCAAACAGACGTGGCGGAGACGGGCTCTATTGGTCCGACTCTGAGGGGCTCCGCGTTCCACATGAGGGCGCGGTAATTCCTAGGCAGACAGGGCAGACGACTATTGCGGTGGTAGGCGACTCGTATACCTTCGGCGATGAAGTACGATATGAAGACACCTATGGGCATTTCTTAGATCAGATGCTAGGTTCTCAGTTCCGCGTCGTGAATTTCGGGGTGCCAGGATATGGTTTAGACCAAATGCTCCTGCGATACCAGAAGGATGTCCGCAAGTGGAAGCCGAAAGTTGTGGTCCTTGGCTTCATCTCTCATGATCTTGAACGGACCTTGTGGGTGTACCCGTTTCTGGGTAATCATGAGTGGGAATATCCTTTTTCATCACCCCGTTTCATTATGCGTGGGGAAGAACTTATCAATATCAATCCGTCTCCCTTGCCTCCTGAAGACATCTTTGCAAAAGGATCAATTTTCGAGTTGCCCAAGATCGAGTATCAGCTAAGATATAAGGAGTCCGAATGGCGTGAGCGGTTCTACCATGTCTCCTATTTGGGTCGGCTCTTCACCTCTCTATTTTCTCCATGGTCAGTCCACCCTGACCATTCTGAGGAAGCGCTGATATCAGTCAATGCATCGATCTTGAAGGCATTCGTACAGTCGGTCCAGCAGGACGGGGCGACCCCTCTCGTGGTGTTTTTCCCAGGCAGGGGAGAGCTTCGGAAACTAGGTTCACGTGGTAAGCAAGTGCTTGAACGGGCTGGTCTTGCATACGTTGACCCCACCCCATGTTTATTGGATGTGGATTCCACGAAGCTGATGCTTCCGGGGCGTCACTATTCGCCACAAGGCAATGCAGCGGTTGCGAAATGTATGCAGCAGGCCATCAATGATATTGTCACTCAGACCTTGTGA
- a CDS encoding PIN domain-containing protein, which produces MRLVLDTNILIAALIKDSITRRILLLPDFEFLLPAFALDELATHRNKIVRATRLKGDELDVLLTLLLTSVTVVPFERLAPYLAEADALIGAIDPNDVPFVAVALAEEHEGIWSNDRAFERLPGIQCWTTTRLKIHLGL; this is translated from the coding sequence ATGAGACTGGTTCTCGATACGAATATTCTGATCGCCGCACTCATTAAAGACTCGATCACAAGACGCATTCTGCTCCTTCCTGATTTTGAGTTTCTTCTTCCTGCTTTTGCCCTTGATGAGCTCGCAACACATCGAAATAAAATTGTCCGTGCCACTCGGCTCAAAGGAGACGAGCTCGACGTGTTACTGACGCTTCTCCTGACATCCGTTACGGTCGTTCCCTTTGAACGTCTCGCACCATATCTCGCAGAGGCGGACGCATTGATTGGCGCCATTGATCCAAACGATGTCCCCTTTGTCGCAGTAGCGCTGGCAGAAGAGCATGAGGGAATTTGGTCGAACGACCGCGCGTTCGAACGTTTGCCAGGCATTCAATGCTGGACTACGACCAGGCTCAAGATCCATCTAGGTTTATAA